One Sodalinema gerasimenkoae IPPAS B-353 DNA segment encodes these proteins:
- a CDS encoding MBL fold metallo-hydrolase — protein sequence MEPATSSEFLLKFWGVRGSIPTPGQTTVRYGGNTSCVEMEIGGRRIIFDGGTGLQALSKDLMRQLPPETYMLFTHYHWDHIQGFPFFTPAFVKGHCLRIYGAVPENGESLEKHFMERVLHPNSPVPLAGLRADMKFVDLICGEPFELGDIYIETTRLNHPNTAMGYRVSWQGHSVFYCTDTEHFPEGLDENVMKLAQGADVLIYDAMYTDEEYHNPKSPKVGWGHSTWQEGVKIAKAAGVKTLVIFHHEPGHTDDFLDQLQLEVCESFPNAVLAHEGMILTVGS from the coding sequence ATGGAACCAGCCACCTCTTCTGAATTTCTCCTGAAGTTCTGGGGCGTTCGCGGAAGTATTCCGACCCCCGGTCAGACGACAGTACGCTATGGCGGCAACACCTCCTGTGTCGAAATGGAAATTGGGGGCAGACGCATCATTTTTGATGGTGGGACTGGGTTGCAAGCCTTGAGCAAAGACTTGATGCGGCAACTTCCCCCGGAAACCTATATGTTGTTCACCCATTACCATTGGGATCATATTCAAGGGTTTCCCTTCTTTACCCCCGCCTTTGTCAAAGGTCATTGTCTACGCATCTATGGAGCGGTACCCGAAAACGGCGAGTCCCTGGAAAAACATTTCATGGAGCGGGTGTTACATCCCAACTCCCCAGTTCCCTTGGCAGGGTTACGAGCCGATATGAAGTTTGTCGATCTCATCTGCGGTGAACCTTTCGAGTTGGGGGATATCTATATTGAGACAACCCGCCTCAACCACCCCAATACCGCCATGGGCTATCGAGTCAGTTGGCAAGGCCATTCCGTCTTTTATTGCACCGATACCGAACATTTCCCAGAGGGCCTCGATGAGAATGTGATGAAATTGGCCCAAGGGGCGGATGTTCTCATCTACGATGCCATGTACACCGACGAGGAATATCATAATCCCAAGTCTCCCAAAGTCGGCTGGGGGCACTCCACCTGGCAGGAAGGGGTCAAAATTGCTAAGGCGGCCGGGGTCAAGACCTTGGTGATCTTTCACCATGAGCCGGGTCATACGGATGACTTCTTGGATCAGTTACAGCTTGAAGTCTGTGAGAGTTTCCCGAATGCTGTACTTGCCCATGAGGGTATGATACTTACAGTGGGATCTTAA
- a CDS encoding PEP-CTERM sorting domain-containing protein (PEP-CTERM proteins occur, often in large numbers, in the proteomes of bacteria that also encode an exosortase, a predicted intramembrane cysteine proteinase. The presence of a PEP-CTERM domain at a protein's C-terminus predicts cleavage within the sorting domain, followed by covalent anchoring to some some component of the (usually Gram-negative) cell surface. Many PEP-CTERM proteins exhibit an unusual sequence composition that includes large numbers of potential glycosylation sites. Expression of one such protein has been shown restore the ability of a bacterium to form floc, a type of biofilm.) yields the protein MVLSSFLGASAVNAQTLYQSVDTLPSDGMFEAFDLSLGSLTDVIFTYKIRFDSTWSTLSECKSQGGRHDCIVSWDFGMEGVNGFEGLSDDLGGVFTVDGLNQFESRTFSGSISFNNLDDFLGTPGDRVGGVAGTLVDGNIGYVEYPQINGKHLLNGLNWFVENTLTYHYQPHATDPEVSDPTQVPEPSLLLGLMTLGLAVGGCRSQRG from the coding sequence ATGGTGCTGTCGAGTTTCCTGGGAGCCTCGGCCGTTAACGCCCAAACCCTGTACCAGAGCGTTGACACCCTTCCCTCAGATGGGATGTTTGAGGCCTTTGACCTCAGTTTGGGGTCTCTCACCGATGTTATCTTCACCTATAAGATCCGCTTTGATAGTACTTGGTCGACGCTTTCTGAATGTAAGTCTCAAGGGGGTCGGCATGATTGTATCGTCTCTTGGGACTTTGGCATGGAGGGGGTCAATGGCTTTGAGGGACTCTCCGATGATCTCGGTGGCGTTTTCACCGTGGATGGGTTGAATCAATTTGAAAGCCGTACCTTTAGCGGAAGTATCAGTTTTAACAACCTGGATGATTTCCTGGGAACTCCGGGCGATCGCGTTGGAGGAGTGGCTGGAACCTTGGTTGATGGAAATATCGGCTACGTCGAATATCCCCAAATTAACGGCAAGCACCTGCTGAATGGCCTCAACTGGTTCGTAGAAAACACCCTCACTTACCACTATCAACCTCATGCAACAGATCCTGAGGTGTCGGACCCAACTCAGGTTCCTGAACCCTCACTGTTGTTGGGTCTGATGACGTTAGGGTTAGCCGTTGGGGGATGTCGCTCCCAGAGAGGTTAA
- a CDS encoding transglutaminase-like domain-containing protein, which translates to MKFAISCKLTYQIAADSTLIFNIAVCNNRVQEILHEDLQIQGAADWDQHTSRELENRYLRVNAASGPLQIRYDATVELNAITQPPQAIAEVPLAQLPLEVLPYLYPSRYCESDRLLRFAQTEFGELVPDYSRVTAICNWIYENVAYLSGSTNTQTSAFDTATERTGVCRDFAHLGIAFCRALNIPARFVTGYAYDLTPPDFHAYFEAYLGNAWYLFDATRLVPRTGLIRIGTGRDAADVSFATLFGPVTMETMELQVDCLTPGQRPQPTDGAIAFVEPSRGPM; encoded by the coding sequence ATGAAGTTTGCGATTAGCTGCAAGTTAACCTATCAAATCGCCGCTGACAGCACCTTGATTTTCAATATCGCGGTGTGCAACAACCGAGTGCAAGAGATTCTCCATGAAGACCTGCAAATCCAGGGCGCGGCGGATTGGGACCAGCATACCTCCAGGGAATTGGAAAACCGCTATTTGCGAGTCAATGCCGCCTCAGGGCCGTTGCAGATTCGCTATGACGCGACCGTTGAGTTAAACGCCATTACACAGCCGCCCCAGGCCATTGCCGAAGTTCCCCTAGCTCAACTGCCCTTAGAGGTCTTACCATACCTCTATCCCAGTCGGTACTGTGAATCCGATCGCCTGCTGCGCTTTGCCCAAACAGAATTTGGGGAGTTAGTTCCCGATTATTCTCGCGTCACAGCAATCTGCAACTGGATTTATGAGAATGTCGCCTATCTGTCGGGGAGTACCAACACGCAAACCTCGGCCTTTGATACGGCCACAGAACGAACCGGGGTCTGTCGCGATTTTGCCCATTTAGGCATTGCCTTTTGTCGCGCCCTCAATATCCCAGCTCGCTTTGTCACCGGCTATGCCTATGACTTAACTCCCCCCGATTTTCATGCCTATTTTGAAGCCTATTTAGGCAATGCTTGGTATTTATTTGATGCCACACGCCTGGTTCCCCGTACTGGACTTATCCGTATTGGTACCGGTCGTGATGCGGCGGATGTGTCGTTTGCTACCCTGTTTGGCCCCGTGACCATGGAGACGATGGAGTTGCAGGTCGATTGTCTCACCCCCGGGCAGAGGCCCCAGCCAACGGATGGGGCGATCGCCTTTGTTGAGCCATCAAGGGGCCCCATGTGA
- a CDS encoding methylenetetrahydrofolate reductase produces the protein MSRLRSAIQAGEFLITAEVAPPKGGDPTHMLKMATCLKRRVHAVNITDGSRAVLRMSSLAASALLVQYGIEPVFQVACRDRNRIGLQADLMGAYALGIRNVLALTGDPVKAGDHEQAKSVFDLESVRLLQTLNKMNRGLDFNDRPLSDGKLDLFAGAAVDPQLASWSGLQRRFERKIAAGAEFFQSQLISDFDRLEKFMSQIAAKYDKPILAGIFLLKSAKNAKFINKYVPGVHIGEDTIDRLDEAADPLREGMAIAAEQIQQAQQLCQGVHLMAIRTEHLIPEILDMAGIPPISRPSSLAR, from the coding sequence ATGTCCCGTCTTCGTAGCGCCATTCAGGCCGGAGAATTTCTGATCACCGCTGAAGTTGCCCCGCCCAAGGGGGGAGACCCCACCCATATGCTGAAAATGGCAACCTGTCTCAAACGGCGGGTTCATGCCGTCAACATCACCGATGGCTCTCGGGCGGTGCTGCGGATGTCCTCCTTGGCCGCCTCGGCTTTGCTGGTGCAATATGGCATTGAGCCAGTGTTTCAAGTGGCCTGCCGCGATCGCAACCGTATCGGCCTACAAGCAGACTTGATGGGGGCCTACGCCCTGGGGATTCGCAATGTTCTGGCCCTCACAGGAGATCCCGTGAAAGCGGGAGACCATGAACAGGCCAAAAGTGTCTTCGACCTGGAATCGGTGCGACTCCTACAAACCCTGAACAAAATGAATCGGGGCCTGGATTTCAACGATCGCCCCCTCAGTGACGGTAAACTCGACCTGTTTGCTGGAGCGGCCGTCGATCCTCAATTGGCGAGTTGGTCAGGCTTACAACGCCGCTTTGAGCGAAAAATTGCTGCCGGGGCCGAGTTCTTCCAGAGTCAACTGATTTCCGACTTTGACCGCCTAGAGAAATTCATGAGCCAAATTGCAGCCAAGTATGACAAACCGATTCTGGCCGGGATTTTTCTCTTGAAGTCGGCCAAAAACGCCAAATTCATCAATAAATATGTCCCAGGGGTTCACATCGGCGAAGACACCATCGATCGCCTCGACGAAGCCGCCGATCCCCTGCGAGAAGGGATGGCCATCGCCGCTGAACAAATCCAACAGGCCCAACAGCTTTGTCAAGGGGTTCACCTGATGGCCATTCGCACCGAACATTTAATTCCCGAAATTCTAGATATGGCGGGGATTCCCCCTATTTCTCGTCCCTCATCCCTGGCACGCTAA
- the aroC gene encoding chorismate synthase, producing MGNSFGHLFRVTTFGESHGGGVGVIIDGCPPQLEISAQEIQFELDRRRPGQSKITTPRRESDICEILSGVFEGKTLGTPIMILVRNKDARSQDYNEMAVKYRPSHADATYDAKYGIRNWQGGGRSSARETIGRVAAGAIAKKILRQVAGVDIVAYVKQVHDLEAQVNPDSVTLEDVEQNMVRSPDPDFVERAIAAIEAARKQGDSLGGVVECVARGVPKGLGEPVFDKLEADLAKAIMSLPATKGFEIGSGFAGTRLTGHEHNDEFYADHEGNIRTHTNRSGGIQGGISNGEAIAIRAAFKPTATIRKEQRTVTRDGQNTVLAAKGRHDPCVLPRAVPMVEAMVALVLCDHLLRHQAQCGTLTAATLSSPTNFPAAVGPTTS from the coding sequence GTGGGTAACAGTTTCGGACATCTGTTTCGGGTCACAACCTTTGGCGAATCTCACGGCGGCGGCGTTGGAGTCATCATTGATGGCTGTCCGCCCCAACTTGAAATTTCTGCCCAAGAGATTCAATTTGAACTCGATCGCCGTCGTCCGGGACAAAGTAAAATCACCACCCCTCGCAGGGAAAGCGACATCTGTGAGATTCTCTCAGGGGTGTTTGAGGGGAAAACTCTAGGAACCCCAATCATGATCCTGGTGCGTAACAAAGACGCGCGATCGCAAGACTACAACGAGATGGCGGTCAAATACCGTCCCTCCCATGCCGATGCGACCTACGACGCCAAATATGGCATCCGCAACTGGCAAGGCGGTGGGCGCTCCTCCGCTCGTGAGACCATTGGCCGTGTGGCGGCTGGGGCGATCGCCAAAAAGATTTTAAGACAGGTGGCTGGGGTGGACATTGTGGCTTACGTGAAACAGGTTCACGACCTGGAAGCCCAAGTGAACCCAGACAGCGTTACCCTCGAAGATGTGGAACAGAACATGGTGCGATCGCCCGACCCCGACTTCGTAGAGCGAGCCATTGCCGCCATCGAAGCCGCTCGTAAGCAAGGCGATTCCCTCGGCGGTGTTGTCGAATGTGTTGCCCGTGGCGTGCCGAAAGGCTTAGGAGAACCGGTCTTCGACAAACTCGAAGCAGATCTCGCCAAAGCCATCATGTCCCTCCCCGCCACCAAAGGCTTTGAAATTGGCTCTGGCTTTGCCGGAACCCGGCTCACCGGCCATGAACATAATGATGAGTTCTACGCCGATCACGAAGGAAACATCCGCACCCATACCAACCGCTCCGGTGGCATCCAGGGCGGAATTAGCAACGGGGAAGCGATCGCCATTCGCGCCGCCTTTAAACCCACTGCTACAATTCGGAAAGAACAACGTACCGTGACCCGCGATGGTCAGAACACGGTTTTAGCCGCCAAGGGCCGACATGACCCCTGTGTTCTTCCCCGCGCCGTACCCATGGTCGAGGCCATGGTGGCCCTGGTTCTCTGTGACCATCTGCTACGCCATCAAGCCCAATGTGGAACCCTCACCGCGGCCACCCTGAGTTCTCCCACGAACTTCCCTGCCGCTGTGGGTCCGACGACCTCCTAA
- the trpS gene encoding tryptophan--tRNA ligase yields the protein MGKQRILSGVQPTGNLHLGNYLGAIRNWVEVQQEYDNYFCVVDLHAITVPHDPTTLAENSYKIAALYLACGISLDHANIFIQSHISAHSELTWLLNCITPINWLQGMIQFKEKALKQGENVGTGLLDYPVLMAADILLYDADKVPVGEDQKQHLELTRDLVIRLNDQFGSPDHPVLKMPDPLIRKDGARVMSLTDGTKKMSKSDPSELSRINLLDDPDTIAKKIKKCKTDPMRGLEFDNPERPECQNLLTLYQLLSGQDKASVSRDCASMGWGQFKPLLTETTIEVLRPIQQTYAQVMEDKGYLESVLKEGREQAESVAQDTLSRVKTAMGFSKPL from the coding sequence ATGGGAAAACAGCGCATTCTTTCGGGGGTTCAACCCACCGGAAACCTCCATCTGGGTAACTATCTCGGTGCCATTCGCAACTGGGTCGAGGTGCAGCAGGAATATGATAACTACTTCTGCGTCGTCGACCTTCACGCCATCACCGTCCCCCATGACCCCACAACTCTGGCGGAGAATAGCTACAAAATCGCCGCCCTCTACCTAGCCTGTGGCATCAGCCTCGACCATGCCAACATCTTCATCCAATCCCACATCAGCGCCCACAGCGAACTGACCTGGCTGCTCAACTGCATCACCCCCATTAACTGGCTTCAAGGGATGATTCAGTTCAAAGAAAAAGCCCTCAAACAAGGAGAGAACGTGGGAACCGGACTGCTGGACTATCCAGTGCTGATGGCCGCCGATATCCTCCTCTACGATGCCGATAAAGTCCCCGTTGGCGAAGACCAAAAACAACATCTGGAACTGACCCGAGATCTGGTCATCCGTCTCAATGACCAATTTGGCAGCCCCGACCATCCAGTTCTGAAAATGCCCGACCCTCTCATCCGCAAGGATGGGGCCCGCGTCATGAGCCTAACCGATGGAACTAAAAAGATGTCTAAGTCTGATCCCTCCGAACTTAGCCGTATTAATCTATTAGACGACCCGGATACCATCGCCAAGAAAATCAAAAAATGTAAAACCGACCCCATGCGCGGCCTAGAATTTGACAATCCCGAGCGTCCTGAATGCCAAAATCTCCTAACCCTCTATCAACTCCTGTCTGGCCAAGACAAAGCCAGCGTCTCCCGGGACTGTGCGTCCATGGGCTGGGGACAATTCAAACCCCTACTGACGGAAACCACTATCGAGGTTCTACGTCCCATTCAACAGACCTATGCTCAGGTCATGGAGGATAAGGGCTATCTTGAATCAGTCCTTAAAGAGGGTCGCGAACAAGCCGAATCCGTCGCCCAGGATACCCTTAGCCGCGTCAAAACCGCCATGGGCTTCTCAAAACCCCTCTAG
- the uvrA gene encoding excinuclease ABC subunit UvrA, with protein sequence MARRVKSSKSSSTSSPNGLSPKLEDVIRIRGARQHNLKQIDLDLPRNQLIVFTGVSGSGKSSLAFDTIFAEGQRRYVESLSAYARQFLGQLDKPDVESIEGLSPAISIDQKSTSHNPRSTVGTVTEIYDYLRLLFGRAGEPHCPHCDRSIAPQTIDFMCDRILDLPERSKFQILAPVIRGKKGTHKKLLSSLTSQGFVRVRIDGEVRDLSDHIELDKNQIHDIEIVVDRLICKPGLQERLTDSLATALKQADGVVMISAQLPDEDRPQEILFSENFACPEHGAVMEELSPRLFSFNSPYGACPACHGLGSSRTFAPERVIPDPNAPVYSAIAPWSDKDNSYYLSVLFSVGQAFDFEISTPWNQLTPDQQQILLYGSSDPIWIETDSRYQENRGYYRHFAGVLAMLQRQYEETSSEQVKDKLEQYLVDQVCEVCGGKRLKPEALAVRIGQYNITDLTGVAIDECLNRLAQMELSPRQAQIAELVLREIRDRLQFLLDVGLDYLTLDRSATSLSGGEAQRIRLATQIGSGLTGVLYVLDEPSIGLHQRDNSRLLKTLTKLRDLGNTLIVVEHDEDTIRSADHLVDIGPGAGVHGGEIVAQGDLTTLLNAKDSMTGAYLSGRRKIEPPEERRSGNGRILQLKDAHRNNLKHIDVEIPLGKLVCITGVSGSGKSTLVNDLFHPALQHHLTRKVPMPQGLKTLQVKGSKKKNIKDIVDKVIVIDQSPIGRTPRSNPATYTGIFDSIRQVFAETIEAKARGYKPGRFSFNVKGGRCEACGGQGVNVISMNFLPDVYVQCDVCKGARYNRETLQVTYKGHSIADVLNMTVEEALGVFENIPRAASRLQTLLDVGLGYIHLGQPAPTLSGGEAQRVKLASELSRRATGKTLYLIDEPTTGLSFYDVHQLLNVMQRLVDKGNSILVIEHNLDVIRSADWLIDLGPEGGNKGGQVVAVGTPEMVAQVPDSHTGAYL encoded by the coding sequence ATGGCACGGCGCGTCAAATCCAGCAAATCCTCCTCAACGTCCTCCCCCAACGGACTCTCCCCCAAACTCGAAGATGTCATTCGCATTCGGGGGGCGCGTCAACATAACCTCAAACAGATCGATCTCGATCTCCCCCGCAATCAACTCATCGTCTTTACAGGAGTCTCCGGTTCCGGGAAGTCTTCCCTAGCCTTCGATACTATTTTCGCTGAAGGACAACGGCGCTACGTGGAGTCCCTCAGCGCCTATGCGCGTCAATTCCTCGGACAACTCGATAAACCCGATGTTGAGTCTATCGAAGGCCTCAGTCCCGCCATCTCCATCGACCAGAAATCCACCTCCCATAACCCTCGGTCCACTGTCGGAACCGTCACCGAAATTTACGACTATCTGCGGCTGCTGTTTGGTCGCGCCGGCGAACCCCACTGTCCCCATTGCGATCGCTCCATCGCCCCCCAGACCATCGACTTCATGTGCGATCGCATCCTGGACCTCCCCGAACGCAGTAAATTTCAAATCCTGGCCCCCGTCATCCGAGGAAAAAAAGGGACTCACAAAAAACTCCTCTCCAGCCTCACCTCCCAAGGCTTCGTCCGGGTTCGCATCGACGGCGAAGTTCGCGATCTCTCAGACCACATCGAACTGGACAAAAACCAAATTCACGACATCGAGATTGTCGTAGACCGCCTCATCTGCAAACCCGGACTCCAAGAACGCCTCACCGACTCCCTGGCCACCGCCTTAAAACAGGCCGATGGGGTGGTCATGATTTCGGCCCAACTCCCCGACGAGGACCGTCCCCAAGAAATTCTTTTTTCCGAAAACTTCGCCTGTCCCGAACATGGCGCTGTCATGGAGGAACTCTCGCCGCGCCTGTTTTCCTTCAACTCCCCCTACGGGGCCTGTCCCGCCTGTCACGGCTTAGGGAGTTCCCGCACCTTCGCTCCAGAACGGGTCATTCCCGATCCCAACGCCCCCGTTTACAGTGCGATCGCACCCTGGTCTGACAAAGACAACAGTTACTATCTCTCCGTCCTCTTTAGCGTCGGCCAAGCCTTCGACTTCGAGATCAGTACCCCCTGGAACCAACTCACCCCAGACCAACAACAGATTCTCCTCTACGGCTCCAGTGACCCCATTTGGATTGAAACCGACTCCCGCTATCAAGAAAACCGGGGCTACTACCGCCACTTTGCCGGAGTCCTGGCCATGTTGCAACGCCAATATGAGGAGACCTCCTCGGAACAAGTCAAAGACAAACTCGAACAATATCTCGTCGACCAAGTCTGCGAGGTCTGTGGCGGAAAACGCCTCAAACCCGAGGCCCTAGCTGTTCGCATCGGTCAATATAACATTACCGACCTGACCGGAGTGGCGATCGATGAATGCTTAAACCGGTTGGCCCAGATGGAACTCAGCCCTCGCCAAGCTCAAATCGCCGAACTGGTCTTGCGGGAAATTCGCGATCGCCTCCAGTTCCTCCTCGATGTCGGCCTGGACTATCTCACCCTCGATCGCTCCGCCACCAGTCTCTCCGGGGGCGAAGCCCAACGTATCCGCCTCGCCACCCAAATCGGCTCGGGCCTAACGGGAGTTCTCTATGTCCTCGACGAACCCAGCATCGGACTCCACCAACGAGACAACAGTCGTTTACTCAAAACCCTCACCAAGCTACGAGATTTAGGCAATACCCTCATTGTCGTTGAACATGACGAAGACACCATCCGCAGCGCCGATCACCTCGTCGATATTGGTCCCGGCGCGGGAGTTCACGGTGGGGAAATTGTCGCCCAGGGGGATTTAACTACCCTTCTCAACGCCAAAGACTCCATGACCGGGGCTTACTTATCCGGACGACGCAAGATTGAACCTCCCGAAGAACGGCGATCGGGAAATGGCCGCATCCTCCAACTCAAGGATGCTCACCGCAATAACTTAAAGCATATTGATGTGGAAATCCCCCTCGGGAAACTGGTCTGTATCACCGGGGTCTCAGGGTCTGGAAAATCCACCTTAGTCAATGACCTCTTTCACCCAGCTCTCCAACATCATTTAACCCGAAAAGTTCCCATGCCTCAGGGGTTAAAAACTCTACAAGTCAAAGGAAGTAAAAAGAAAAATATCAAAGATATTGTTGACAAAGTTATCGTCATTGACCAATCGCCCATTGGACGAACCCCACGGTCTAACCCAGCCACCTATACCGGAATTTTTGATAGCATCCGCCAGGTCTTTGCCGAAACCATTGAAGCCAAAGCCCGAGGCTACAAACCCGGTCGTTTCTCCTTTAACGTCAAAGGAGGACGTTGTGAAGCCTGCGGCGGTCAAGGAGTAAACGTCATTTCCATGAATTTCCTGCCCGATGTTTATGTACAATGTGATGTCTGTAAAGGGGCGAGATATAATCGGGAAACCTTACAAGTAACCTATAAGGGTCATTCCATTGCCGATGTTTTAAATATGACCGTTGAAGAAGCGTTAGGCGTGTTTGAAAACATCCCCCGCGCCGCCAGTCGCCTACAAACTCTCCTAGATGTTGGCTTAGGTTATATTCACCTGGGACAGCCAGCCCCCACCCTCTCTGGAGGAGAAGCACAACGAGTCAAACTCGCTTCAGAACTCTCCCGCCGCGCCACAGGAAAAACCCTCTATCTGATTGATGAACCCACCACCGGCTTATCGTTTTATGACGTTCATCAACTTCTAAACGTCATGCAACGTTTAGTTGACAAAGGCAATTCGATTCTGGTGATTGAGCATAACTTAGATGTGATTCGCTCAGCGGATTGGCTCATCGATTTAGGACCCGAGGGCGGCAACAAAGGGGGACAAGTGGTCGCCGTTGGCACTCCAGAAATGGTCGCCCAAGTTCCAGACTCTCATACTGGAGCTTATTTGTAG
- a CDS encoding HEAT repeat domain-containing protein — MNSMDLQEISSHLDSENARDRMLALASLRNIPADDAVPLIKKVLNDHHVALRSMAIFSLGIKKTDECYELLVNLLRHDPDYGIRADAAGALGYLEDPRAFEPLSRAFLEETDWLVRFSAAVSLGNLKNPQAYEILIQALYSGEVMLQQAAIAALGEIEALAALDDILNFANSPDWLVRQRLAEALGHLKHPKSQAALGYLEKDSHPQVLEAARLAQRRLSEDSQGV, encoded by the coding sequence CTGAATTCAATGGATTTACAAGAAATTTCCAGCCATCTCGACAGTGAGAACGCCCGCGATCGCATGTTAGCCCTAGCATCATTGCGGAACATCCCCGCCGATGATGCCGTACCCCTAATTAAGAAAGTTCTCAACGACCATCACGTTGCCCTGCGCTCCATGGCCATCTTCTCTCTGGGCATCAAGAAAACCGATGAATGCTACGAGTTATTGGTGAACCTACTGCGCCATGATCCCGATTATGGCATTCGCGCCGATGCGGCCGGGGCCCTGGGATATCTGGAAGATCCCCGCGCCTTTGAACCTCTCTCTCGGGCTTTTCTGGAGGAAACCGACTGGCTGGTTCGCTTTAGTGCCGCCGTCTCCTTGGGAAACCTCAAAAATCCCCAGGCGTACGAAATCCTCATCCAGGCCCTCTACAGCGGTGAAGTGATGTTACAACAAGCTGCGATCGCCGCCCTAGGGGAAATTGAAGCCCTAGCGGCCTTAGATGACATCCTCAACTTTGCCAACTCCCCCGATTGGCTAGTGCGTCAGCGCCTGGCCGAAGCTTTGGGTCATCTCAAGCACCCGAAAAGTCAAGCCGCTTTAGGCTATCTCGAAAAAGATAGCCATCCCCAAGTCCTAGAAGCGGCCCGACTCGCTCAACGTCGTTTAAGCGAGGATTCTCAGGGCGTATGA